In one Methanobrevibacter arboriphilus genomic region, the following are encoded:
- a CDS encoding DHH family phosphoesterase produces the protein MRKKCPNCKGTGSSKVDQKVCDSCDGTGFQDSFETKNHFKGVNNNAKAKFDLEIEEDVPCEVCKGKGVIDINEKCQTCEGIGEINVCKSCNKIVPENTDYCTECKIKLEKERQIKEKEELEKMKLEEELRKKPTKVFVLDPLCEMEDLEIGLIYKGKITRVEKYGVFVSLNNQVWGLMRTGNPNYSVGDEIFVKITEIKSHKREVDMGPANIIGDIEIEKVKKNISRSQIGSLTNKDIGKVVRIEGEIIQIQQTSGPTIFTITDETAITWAAAFDEAGVRVYPHIETGDIVEVMGEVNQHSGKIQIESEIIEKLEGEKEDKIRQIIEKALDEKAEPENVPTLIKSPILDKLQPKMREAAKTIRKAIMDGRTVLLRHHADADGISAGVAMEKAVIPLLREISPSTDAEWHYFRRSPSKAPFYELEDVIKDLSFALEDLERHGQKLPLIVLLDNGSTEEDVLALMKAKIYDIEIVVIDHHFPGEVKDGKVEVDEFVDTHVNPYLVGGDSQITAGALAVEVANIINPEIKELISHLPGVAALGDHAESDEAEQYIELAKEKGFSREDLDKIAACVDFEAYFLRFMNGRGIMDTILAVDNIDKHEKLVNALYKEYNKRIATQLKATLPNVKEEKLPNGIYFNVLDVEKYAHKFTFPAPGKTCGFVHDKYVKDLGEETPIITLCYGPDFGVVRATEVIHKKFGFNLNEIIWKLQERIPEAGIDGGGHEVAGSIKFVEGLLKEVLGSFAEEIANMDEI, from the coding sequence ATGAGAAAAAAATGCCCTAACTGTAAAGGAACAGGATCTTCAAAAGTTGATCAAAAAGTATGTGATTCCTGTGATGGAACAGGTTTTCAAGATAGTTTTGAAACTAAAAACCATTTTAAAGGTGTAAATAATAATGCTAAAGCCAAATTTGATTTAGAAATAGAAGAAGATGTGCCCTGTGAAGTTTGCAAAGGAAAAGGAGTAATTGATATTAATGAAAAATGTCAGACTTGCGAAGGAATAGGAGAAATCAATGTTTGTAAATCTTGTAATAAAATAGTTCCAGAAAACACTGATTATTGCACAGAATGTAAAATCAAATTAGAAAAAGAGAGACAAATAAAGGAAAAAGAGGAATTAGAGAAAATGAAGCTAGAAGAAGAACTTAGAAAAAAGCCAACAAAAGTATTTGTATTAGATCCTCTTTGTGAGATGGAAGATTTAGAAATAGGCTTAATCTATAAAGGAAAGATTACAAGAGTAGAAAAGTATGGAGTATTTGTTAGCTTAAACAATCAAGTTTGGGGTTTGATGAGAACTGGAAACCCAAATTATTCAGTTGGAGATGAAATATTTGTAAAAATAACTGAAATTAAGTCTCACAAAAGAGAAGTAGATATGGGACCAGCTAATATAATTGGAGATATAGAAATAGAGAAAGTTAAAAAGAATATCTCCAGAAGCCAAATAGGATCTCTTACTAACAAAGATATAGGAAAAGTTGTTAGAATAGAAGGAGAAATTATACAAATACAACAAACTTCAGGACCAACAATTTTCACAATTACTGATGAAACAGCTATTACATGGGCAGCAGCATTTGATGAAGCAGGTGTTAGAGTTTATCCACACATTGAAACTGGAGACATTGTTGAAGTAATGGGGGAAGTGAATCAACATAGTGGTAAAATTCAAATCGAATCTGAAATAATAGAAAAATTAGAAGGTGAAAAAGAAGATAAAATCCGTCAAATAATTGAAAAAGCACTCGATGAAAAAGCAGAGCCTGAAAATGTACCAACACTAATTAAAAGTCCAATATTAGATAAATTACAACCAAAAATGAGAGAAGCTGCAAAAACAATACGAAAGGCTATAATGGATGGTAGAACTGTTTTACTCAGACATCATGCAGATGCAGATGGAATATCTGCAGGAGTAGCTATGGAAAAAGCAGTTATTCCCTTACTTAGAGAAATAAGCCCAAGTACTGATGCAGAATGGCATTATTTCAGAAGATCACCAAGTAAAGCCCCATTTTATGAGCTTGAAGATGTTATAAAAGACCTTTCTTTTGCTCTTGAAGATTTGGAAAGACATGGGCAAAAATTACCCCTTATTGTGCTTTTAGATAATGGTTCAACAGAAGAAGATGTTCTCGCACTTATGAAAGCTAAAATATATGATATTGAGATTGTTGTAATCGATCATCACTTCCCCGGTGAAGTAAAGGATGGGAAAGTAGAAGTAGATGAGTTTGTAGATACTCATGTTAACCCATATCTTGTTGGAGGAGATTCACAGATTACTGCAGGAGCATTAGCTGTTGAAGTAGCTAATATAATTAATCCTGAAATAAAAGAGCTTATAAGTCACCTTCCAGGAGTAGCTGCACTTGGTGACCATGCAGAATCAGATGAAGCAGAGCAATATATAGAATTAGCTAAAGAAAAAGGTTTTAGTAGAGAAGACCTTGATAAGATAGCTGCTTGTGTTGATTTTGAAGCATATTTTTTAAGATTCATGAATGGTAGAGGAATCATGGATACAATACTTGCAGTTGATAATATTGATAAACATGAAAAACTTGTTAATGCATTGTATAAAGAGTATAATAAAAGAATAGCTACACAATTAAAAGCTACACTTCCAAATGTAAAAGAAGAAAAACTTCCTAATGGAATATATTTCAATGTTCTTGATGTTGAAAAGTATGCTCATAAATTTACATTTCCTGCTCCAGGAAAAACTTGTGGATTTGTTCATGATAAATATGTGAAAGATCTTGGAGAGGAAACACCAATAATAACACTCTGTTATGGACCTGATTTTGGAGTGGTTAGAGCAACAGAAGTTATACATAAAAAATTTGGTTTTAACTTAAATGAAATCATATGGAAGCTTCAAGAAAGAATACCAGAGGCTGGAATAGATGGTGGTGGACATGAAGTCGCAGGTTCTATAAAATTTGTAGAAGGTTTATTAAAAGAAGTATTGGGTAGTTTTGCAGAAGAAATTGCAAATATGGATGAAATATAA